GAGTGATGATCATGTCTTGCTCGAGAATTTCCATGTTTTATGCAATTACGGGATTCCTCGCATTAAGATTGGCAAGATGTACAAGGAAGCAAGAGAGATTTTCATATATGAATATGGTTTGTTGGATTCGAAACTTCTAGCCTATGAAAAGTTGGGTCTAAGTAAAAGCACGGTTATTAAGCTTGTTAGTTGTTGCCCATCTCTACTGATTGGTGGAGTTGACAATGATTTTGTTAATGTACTCAAGAATTTACGTAGGCTAGGGATAGGTAATGATCGCATTGGTGGGTATTTTTCCTGCAGGGATTCTTACAACTGGAAAAGAATTCTTGACACAATGGATTTTCTTGATAAAGTGGGTTATAGAGAGGAACAGTTGTGTAATTTGTTTAAAACAAATCCTCTATTAGTACTTGAAGGTTCTGGGAAGAAggtttatgtattgtttggcaGGTTGCTCAAATTGGGTATAGATATGAATGAGGTTTATTCTTTGTTTGTTCAAAACCCACAAATCTTGTCAGCTAAGTGTGAAAAGAATCTTTTGCGGGCACTGGATATTTTTATCTACATTGGAATGGGAGTAGAAGAAATTGCAAACATTGTATCTAATCATATGGAACTTCTGTGTTCATGTTCTTTGAAAGGACCTAAAACTGTATGTAAGGACTTAGACATTAAGAAAGATAGTTTATGCCAAATCATAAGGCAAGACCCAATGAAGTTCTTCAGCTTAGCTTCTAAGTCGAAAGTCAGAAGCAGCAAACAGATAGTGTCTGAGGATCATAGTAAAAAGATGGAGAAAACAGCATTCTTATTGAGATTAGGATATGTTGAGAACTCAGATGAAATGATGAGAGCTCTAAAAAAGTTCCGAGGTAGAGGGGATCAATTACAAGAGAGGTTTGATTGCCTGGTACAAGCTGGTTTGGACTACAATTCTGTCTCAAGCTTGATTAAACAAGCTCCAATGGTGCTTAACCAGACCAAAGATGTAATTGAAAAGAAGATTGACTGCCTGGCAAATTGCTTAGGCTATCCACTTGCAGCAGTGGTGCCATTCCCGGCATATTTATGCTATGATATGGAAAGGATTAATCATAGATTTAGAATGTATGTGTGGCTGCGAGACAGAGGTGCTGCAAAGCCGATGTTGTCCTTGAGCACTATTCTTGCATGTTCAGATACAagatttgtaaaatattttgtgGATGTCCATCCAGAAGGTCCTGCTATGTGGGAAAGTATAAGGAATGCATCATCTTCAAGCTAAAGCTTAATTTTAATTTGTGTACAAGTGATTTTATGCTGCTTTTCAGATTGATGCCATTGCTCTACCATAAATTTTAGATGCCATTGCCAAGTATTTTTGTTTGCTTTCTGTACTTTCTATTGAACTCTTTGATAAAAAGGtattatatttttctttattaCTTGTATGTTTTAGAAGGAAAATACATGATACCTTAAACTAATAAAATTGAAAGGCAATTGCCCATATCTAAtggttattttatatttattaccggagtatatatatatatatatatatatatatatatatatatatttgtggtAATCTTGTAACCTTTTTGTTAATTATATTAAGTTAGACTTTCTTAAATTCACATTACTAGCATTGGAAGATTATTGTATCAATTCATATTTTTCAGTGAGgtttaaataattgaaatttgaATTCTTTGGTTTGGTACTCGATTATGGGATTTTGATTTATATATTAGTGTAATTCCTCCTTTGGTTACATGCATATGCCTGAAACCGTCTTGAGAATCTTCAGGactgaaattatttttaagtacTTCTCTAATTGAAGTTTAGTTGCATGCTTGGAAGCAAcctaaaaatacaaaatttttttGTTCTGGCATCTGTTTTCATGTCATATCATAGACAGAGGGTGATTCTGGGATAGTTTGTATTGAAGAGTTTATTTCTAAGGTGATTAAATATGCCTTAATTTCTCAAGTTATGTTCTGATGTTTCCTTTCTCTAATTCAAGCAGTGGCATGCTTGGCAGCAACCTAAAAGAACAAAAATTTTGTGTTGAACTTATTCTGGGATATGTTATCTCTTGTTATATTCCTGATCTACAGTGATTCTGCGTTAGTTTGTCTTGAAGAGTCTCTTAACTTTCAGTGATTTTCTGATGTTTCTTTCCTTTAATTCAAATTTAGTGGCATGCATGCAAGCAAACTAAGAGAACAAAAGGCTAGTGATAAACATGTTCTGGGATCTGTTTTCCCAGTCATATCAGTGATTCAGCAACAATTTGTCTCAAGGAGTATCTTCTAGGGCACTTGAATTTCTTTTACTTCAGTGATTTTCTGTTGTTTTTATAATTCAGGTATTGTAATGGTCATGGGTTTCTTTCATATAGATTCTATACTAATATGTAACTTCAAGTACCTGTGAGTCATAGCTGAAACAAATTATTCTTATAAACTTTTTGGTGTATATATATTTTGAGTATCCAGTGGTGAGCAGTTTTTTGCCTATTTATATTTGTT
The sequence above is a segment of the Hevea brasiliensis isolate MT/VB/25A 57/8 chromosome 11, ASM3005281v1, whole genome shotgun sequence genome. Coding sequences within it:
- the LOC110641671 gene encoding transcription termination factor MTEF18, mitochondrial: MVLPRILKKVSKLSNMIAQVNHFLVLSPMVCEKSNPICNPFSISFKIRCFCSIRLTHNLKFSCSCSTQSHSSFSGIPVSRTARTEAQDVLFEYLHSTRSLSITDAEYISKNSPNFLQNLLSKIDTEKDVTRSLNKYLMYNPINEFEPFFESLGLCPSELSSLLPRHLIFLSDDHVLLENFHVLCNYGIPRIKIGKMYKEAREIFIYEYGLLDSKLLAYEKLGLSKSTVIKLVSCCPSLLIGGVDNDFVNVLKNLRRLGIGNDRIGGYFSCRDSYNWKRILDTMDFLDKVGYREEQLCNLFKTNPLLVLEGSGKKVYVLFGRLLKLGIDMNEVYSLFVQNPQILSAKCEKNLLRALDIFIYIGMGVEEIANIVSNHMELLCSCSLKGPKTVCKDLDIKKDSLCQIIRQDPMKFFSLASKSKVRSSKQIVSEDHSKKMEKTAFLLRLGYVENSDEMMRALKKFRGRGDQLQERFDCLVQAGLDYNSVSSLIKQAPMVLNQTKDVIEKKIDCLANCLGYPLAAVVPFPAYLCYDMERINHRFRMYVWLRDRGAAKPMLSLSTILACSDTRFVKYFVDVHPEGPAMWESIRNASSSS